The Podarcis muralis chromosome Z, rPodMur119.hap1.1, whole genome shotgun sequence DNA segment ACCTGCCCTCTTCTCATGGACTCCTATGGAAAAACATCATTTGATAATGCAGTTATAAAGGACAAAAGAAATAACATATCGTCGTCatcatcaacaaaacaaaacaacaacaaatactaaaTTGATTACTCGTCCTTCACAAGAATGTCCCAAATTGGCTTACAACAATTTAgaattaagaacagtttaaaaagATCATGGTACCAGGAGCAGGGTGGATCCCTAACACGCGCACGTACCCCTCAGATGTCAAATGACAATGTGAAGAGATGAGGCTTCAACATTCCAGAAACAAAACAAGACTCTGTAGTGAATGTGCCAGGCAccttctgtggggaggggattCTGCAACTTAGGACCTGCCGCAGAGAAGACCCTCTCCTGGCCACCAGCCCCGCCTGGAGCTTCTGAGGAAAGTGGAACTACCGGGAGGGCCCTCTCTGCGCATCTTAATTCCCAAGGGAAACTGTAGGAAAGGAGGTGGCCTCTCATATATTTGGGGAATAAGTCATTTGGGGATTTAAAGATTAGCGTAAACACCTATACACAACGCCAGATCAAACCACAGAATCTGCTGTCATGGCTCTTAGTCTCCAGATGTAACCCTCAGCTACCCTCTGGGAAAGCAACATAGCCACTCCTCCCTATTTTGCCCACTGAAAAGGTACGCTCTCCCCAAACCCTGAGGCTCCATTCCCAGCTCTCAACCCCGAAAGGCACAGGAAGGTGTGTGTCCCCTACTGCTTGGCATATCTGGTCTCAGAAAAGAAATCATACAAATGACGAGATGGCAGGAAATTTGGCTTTGCTAGCAAAGTTTAGAACTACACAGGATCCTTAGCCTGCTTGATCAATAACCCTGCATAGTTCAAAAGTCTGCAGAGTAAaacctggttttgttttgttcccctCAATATACATAACAAGATCTGCATTGGCACATAAGTATTCTTGCAGGAGGCGATAAAATTGTGCATGACCCAAGAGGCAAACTTCAATGCAATGTCTGTGCAGTTGTGAATTCTGTGCGATGTTCCTGAAGACAGTGTGAGGAAATGCTCTAAAAGCGGCACTCCAGAGTTCTCTCTTCAACACTGCAAGCAATACTGTGACCATGGAATGCAGCTGTTGGGGGGGGCGCAGGGCACGTCTGGAGCCAGTCCTTGAGCTGCCCACACCACCTAAACATGCCACAGCAAAATCCCAGCCCTGTCTGTCTGATGTAAAAGACTAGAAGCTACTTGCAAACATCTTGCATGTGGTGTATTGCATCCAGTCCCCAGTTGGACCtttaaaaatgcttaggattagTCATAAGAGGGATTGCCTTGCTTATTCCACAGCAGACAAAAAGGAGGTGATTACATGAACAAAACAGAATTTGCTGAGTTAGTccatgggaggggggagaaaatgcattttaaacctCTGCATAAAAGTACTGTATATATAAGACTGAATTTtggattaaaacaaataaaaaatagggGAGATGTGTGTCAGAATgagcatatgctcccctgagaactAAGGATCTTCACCACAGCGAACTGAAATGGATTCCAAACGTCTTTTCCCGAGGCCAGGAGCCTTTTCCACAAAAGAGGCTCCCCTCAGTGTCACATGGCTGATCATTAGTTCCCTGTAATAGAAAGCTTAATTTCCCTTTCACCTGACATTGCTCAGGCAAGCAGCCTGGGATGTGGGAAGCAAGAGGGACGCAGTTGATCTTGCCTTCTGTGAAGGAAATGGGCAAGCAAGCAAGATGCTTATGAGCTGACAATAAACATTGCAATTTCTTCCACCTACGAAAGGAAACATTCCTCCTTCCTTTGGGGCAGTATGATTGTCCAGACAACAGTGGGGCTGGACaaccactttgctgaaggggaGATGGCATATAAATGAGCAAGAACCTAGACTGCAAAATCCTGGGGTGgggtctttcccccctcccacaaaatcATTGTCACTGAGCTCTCCTTGCTGCCGCCTCCAAAGGTCTCCCTACTAGGATGGCAACCATGTTGTACAGTGTGGGCAGCTGTATGAGTGTGGGGGAGGCAGCCTGGAAACACAACTGAAGTCTACATCCCAGTGCCTGCAATGCTTCTCAATGTGTTGAGTTCGTGGGGTGTCACAGAATGGTCACCAACATTCCTTGGGGGTGGGTGGTATTGTCAGCCACACAGATGAGCAGCTAGCCCAGGGGTTCCCAATGTGGGTGAAAGTGCCCCCTAGGGGATAGCTGGATTACCTGGGGGTGCTAATCTGCAAgggggtggcaggtgggagtcgcTGGATAACTATCAGTCTTTGAGAAGTTGGTATCACTGGCTCAagctcatcagttttgttgaattaattaaacaaaataattttaattagattttgaataaacatgcaattAATTGTGACAGCCTTGAATTTTACTGTGCTATTGTCTTCCATAGCAGGCTGTGCTTTTTCTAGGGTGGCATAGGGGGCACCGGATATGAGTTTATAGAATCAAGGGGGGACCACTGAGCTAGCCTTCTCTGGGAGAAGCAAAAGGAGGAATCAAATTCCGCATAAGGCCCAAAAGGGCTTGCATATTCTTGGCAAGAAGGGAACTGGTAGCAAGATGGGGAGGACAGCAAAACCCAAGAGATTGGATAGATTGACCTGGCAACTCAAACGAGGTTGGACAGAGGTCTCCATCTGTGTAGAGACCCAGGACTCCCTAGGACTGGGGGCAGAGGTGACTCCCCCCCTTCAGTGGACGTTAAATGCTAGCAGAAAAGACCCATTTTAAACCAGCTCCTTCCATCAAAGTCTGCAAAGGTGACACATCCAAGGACTGCTGCATCCTCTCAGAATCCATTCAATCAATTGTTCACTCTGTGTTTAATTGCCAACAAAACACAAGCCATCACGGAGGGAGAATAAGCACACACAGTCACAGACCATCTCAAATCAGCAGGTCCTCGGGAGGCCTCCATTCAGAATGGCAAGACTTGGGCCAGGGAGCGGGcaagtggaagcagaggtcttctGCACAAATCCCCACCACAGCTGACTGCTCTACCCACTAAAGAGTCCGTGTTCCTGACCTGCTTGCACCCTTGAAGAACACAATACCCAGCCATGCTCCCCACGCACCCtttgcttcccctccccactaaaaaaataataaaccccAAAGACCAAGAACTGGTCACTTTTCTACCCAAAGCACCCCCACCAGCCTGCAAAGACAAAGAATTAATGAGGCCTTAGTTTAATCTTGTTCCCAGCGAATAGTTCCAGATGGGCACTTGGCCTGGTGGAAAGTGGGAGGGAGAAGACGAGTCAGCCTGAGCCAAGTTTAGGAGATAGGATTTtccgggggggaggggaaggggcacCCATCACCCACCCGCCCACTCCTGCACCTGGAAGGCTTGagctgaaaacaaaaaacaagtcagGCTGTGGATGGGCAGTGCAGATCAGAAAAGGAAGAGGGTCGTTTAGGGATTTAAACTTTTTCAGTAAAatagattgagagagagagagaccagtgtTAGCACCCATAGCACCCCCTCAGCTCACAAATTTTGCCCACTGTGCTTTGGATTAAGTAGAGCAGTGCACTCTGGAAGCCTGCAGAGTCTCCAGCATGGCATGTGCAACACCACTTTCACAGGATTGCTCCCAGCTCATCTCTGCTACTTAAGATAAACATTCTTAACACAAAGTGGCATTGCATGatgaaggggtggggagggggaactttGGCCAGTTTGGGAGTGGGGTTCCTCTGTGGAGATAACATTCCTTTTCCACCAGTGTTGCCACAGGCTCTGGGAACCCAGGCTTTTCTATGGCCAGTCAATGGAAAGCTTGCTTGCAACACCTGGAGAAGAATGTTCTGGGGAGCAGTGGGTCTTGAAAGGCAAgaggcaactgggggggggggcataacagAAAGAACTGTGGGAAAGCCTTGCCCCAACTTTAGATATGGCTGCCTGTGGCTTAGTAGGAGCCTGGAAACACACCCAGACAACCCACCCACACATACCCCCTACCAAGACAGGAGCATCTGGAACTGCTTGGGAAAACTGAGCTGCAGAACTTGGCTTGGCCTCCGCGGAACAGCCTGCTCTTCACATAGTCCTTCCAATTGCCGCTCCAGCCACTGGTGACTACTCTACTCAGCAGTGTGGCCTAGATGAAGATCCAGAGTGGCGCTCTGCTCATGTTCATGCCCTCATTTGTCACAAGCcaacccttcccccaccccccaattgctTAGATGTGATTGGCTTCCAGTTCAGGTCCATGCCAATCCCTACTCCCCCTGCCAGGGCTGGACCCCTgccatgttgctggactccaaactcccatcagccgcagaaTGACCCAAGGCCAATGGGCACTGGGGTCCAACAGCCATCTGCGTGGCCCCAAGCTCCCCAGTGCTAGTTTAGCTGGAAAGCCCAAAGTGTGGGTGTCGTTGCCCCTGTGACGCACCCCTGTACAGAAAGCTCTTGCAGCTTGGCTCCAGCTCAACCCCCCTTGGCTGAGAGGCTGTGGTACCCACCCTTTGCAACCCAGAGGGGGCTCCACCATGATGTAACGTCCCACAGCCTCACTGCCACCAGCAAGATAGAGCAGCGGCTCTTCACTTAGGCAGCTTTAACCAAAGATTTAGCAAATTTCTGGAGGGGAGATAAATGTGCAAACAGGGAGTGCTTGGATGGTGGGATCTCATAGGCATTGCATTTTAAAGCATGCCAGGTCACTGTAAGCAAAGTCCTTTCAAAAATTGCTTAAAGCGGGCGTGGAATATGCGTCCCAATGCAAAAGACTGGACCTCAACCCCCTATGTCATCCCCTAACAACACCCCCAGGGGCCCTCAGCTAAGCATCCTAGAGAGGCATCTAGCTACAATGGTGTCAGCATGGTCCCCCtcaagggaagggggggaggtcAAATGCAGCCTGACTAGCTAGCCACATTTTTTTCAAGTAAAGGCTGTTATATCCAAAGTCCAAAATGACTAAATGGCACCACTGCTGAGCTTTTCTGCAGCTGAAATCGAGGTGCTGGGTTGAGATGGATCTGGAGAGGTCAGACCCAGGAAGACTGGTATCATGTTCACAAGcaagtagtgggggggggggagccaaggcAAGGTGAGAGGGGGGCCCAGCAACCAACCTGCTGCTCTCATTGTGCATATGAACTAGAGAAGGGGATGTGGCCATTGTGAAGTACACCCATCTCTCTCACActgctcatcatcatcatcatcaacaacaacaacacatgcacTGGCTCCtgtagagaggggagggggagggggagggtcaGCATCAAAGGGGTGGAAGGTTGGGGAATTTTCACCCATTTCTCCAGACCCATATATTTTATCCAACTCAGTTTGCATTTTCTGCCAATAACTGAAAGTGGGACACAGAATGTCTAGGTGTTGACACACCTGATTAAAACATTttcgtttaggcaagcctacccagacatgcagATACTGACACCTTTAAATCTCTCCTTAATTTACtcctggttatatatatatatatattacttgtTTGCAACAGTATTTTATTGATATTCTCAAAGTTTCTTGTGAACCGCTTAGAAGTTTTTGttacaattaagcagtatataattatttttaagtgATTGATGCCCTGACTTGTAAAGAAGACCCCTTTGGCTTAATGGGCCTTGCTTCCGAGTAGGCACATCCCCCCACCTTTAAAAAGGTGTGGTGCCAACCTTACACACTGGCTGTAAGAAGGGAAATAGAGAGTGGGAAGATCCTAGCTCCCAggaccccccccctcaaaccctgGAAGGTGGCGGGGGAGATGGAATAGGTCCTGCTTGGGCAGCAGAGGAGGCCTCTCCTGAAAAAGCAGGGAGAGCAGCAGCTCTGAATAtggacagtcccccccccccactttgtcaCATCTAGATTCCAGAAGAGAGAACATTGGGcaggaagctcttcccacactacAAGTTGCTCAGCTACCTGAAACTGGGGGTGTGGGATTTACAGTCTCAACTCAGCACCTTACCTGGCAATGTCTGTGCAGAGGGAGGGGCTACTAAGAGTCCCTCCTTAAAAGCCTTACACATCTGGGTAGGGACAGTGAAGAAGTAGCTATTGTACCCACAGATGCACCCATGCCCTGGTGGAGCCCCCAGTCCACAAGCCCCCTCCCACTCTCCAACAAACCCCTGTCTTATAAAGACATATTATTATTCATTAGGCTTCTTCCTCACTTGTTACCTAAAGGTCCCTCGCAacgcattgaaaatcaatcacaGATACATTATAATATTAAAGAAATATAAAATACCTATCATTCATCAATATCTAAATATCGCATACATGCAGGCACACAAAATATCCCCCTTCTCCcttaaacacatatttttgcacgGAAGGGTGAACTCGGGACCACAAAGCGGCCTCGTGCaccagctgggggaggggggaggctgccGCCGAGAAAGGGTTAGGAGGGGGCTGTTTTTGAAGTCCCGGACGCCTTTCTAAGCCGCTTTCCACTTGTCACAGCCCATCGCGTCTCCAGGACCAGAGCCGCAggtcccgccgccgccgccgccgcccccacgCTGGGAAGGAGAGGCAAAGGCCGCAAAAGACCCGCCGGAAGAAGCTCCAGTTTACTGGATAATTTAGGTTCAAAAATACCAAATTCGGCGCATTGGGGAGATGAGgcgttcccaatattttggcgaataataatattgttatatttataaaatataataacAACAGTAACAATGGAGGGAAACTGTTAAATcagaattttcttttaaaacgaAAGCGATAATGCAAGTCATTTATTTTGGGTAGGTGTGATGGCCTTTTCAGAAAGAAACTCCATTAGGTTCGGGGTTTTTTGTTCATGTTATATAAGGAAATTTAAACCAAAACGAAACAGCTTTCTAAATTCTCCCTGCTACCGCTTCAGCGCACCAGTACTTCGGATCGCAGCCTTTCCCCGCTCCAGCAACCCCTCTCCGCGCTATTTCTGGTCCCGTCGATTAAAAGGAGCTCAAGAAACATTTCGAAGTTTAGCGGCGGCTGGAAAAGGAGGAAGCGCCTCCGCGGAAACTACCATTCTCTGAAGGAACGCAGATCTCGGGGTCTCgtttgtaggggaggaagggaagggaagccttCTTCCCCAGGGATGCCAGCAACTCATTTTAGGAAGTTccaccctgctcccccccccccccaacctctcatATTTGCTCTGCCAGATACAAGAGATTTTCAGGCGCGGagaaaggtcccgggttcaaacaGCTCAGAGCGCGCGAAAAGCTTGTTTTGCAGCACCAGCGTTTCATAAGCAGCCCCCTCTGTtttacaacacccccccccaaaaaaagaaaaaaataatccaacattctgaGCCCATCCTTTGGCATCATGCCTTTTACTCTGCCAGCCAATCCGAAGTGGCTCCCCGCAGTTGCTTTTTCCCCTACTCCGAAGTCGCGCCCCTTCCCTGAACCATTTCCCGCGCCTCCGGTTTCGGGTTGGGATGCCCCACGCCCTTCCCCGTTCGGCGCAAAAACGGCGCAACTGGGCTTCATCCAGCCCCTGCAAAAGCTGAGCAGTCACACGCCCGGCAGAGCGCCCCACTCAACCCCCTCCATAGCACAACCAGAGGGGCTCCAAGGCGCCCCGATTTTCCCCCTCCAAGCACGCGCACTCTAAAAAGGCACCGCTCAGAACCCCCAGCTCCGACCGCCCCGTCGAGCCTCCCGCCACCGCCCGCTCCCTTTACCTGCGTTGTAGGCGGCCAAGTCAGCGCCGGGCCCGgggctcttcctcttcctcggcCGTCCCTTCTGCACGGTGCCCACGCCGTTGTAGTAGGGCAGGCCgagagcggcggcggcgcccaGAGCTGGGCCTTTGCCGGCGGCGCCCTCGCCGTGGTTGAAGTGCAGCTGGTACTCGCCCTGGAGCAGCGCCTCGAAGTGCAGCCGGCAGTAGACCAGGTTGTCCTTCATGCCGAAGTGGTCGCCCGTGGTCAACATTTTGGCGCACGTCGAGCAGGTGAAACAGTTCAAGTGGTAAACCGATTCCCGGGCGCGCATCACCATCTCGGAGGCAGAGATGCCCAAGTGACAACGGGCGCAGCGCTGGACCGAGAATCTCCTGCAGGGAGATCCAGAAAGAGAGAGGCTCaggagcgcagtggagaggagggTCCCTGCTATCTTTAACATATATAGGGCACATGGACAGAACTATAAGGTCCCTTCTCGCGAGGTGCTTACAATCGCAAAGTGCGCTGAGAAACTATTGAGCAACTGAAGCAAGCGGCGTCAACCCCAAACTTCCCGGGAGTTTCAGCGGTCACGCACCCttcacccctcccctctcttcctacAAGTTATTTtccactgttttttctttttttcttttttggaggggggcaccTCTATGGAAAGTCAGGCAGGCCCCAAAGCCATGGGATCCAGTGAGCGGAAGGAAGAGGCGAGTGGTGAAGGGCTTTGCTTGAATGCCCGCTTAGATTTTGACCAGCCCAAACTTATTATGGATGAGGCCCCATTGGAGTGCACTACCACAGAAACGCAATACTCGCTGCAGCCATCCAGGATGCCCGAATTAAGGGGGCCTCGACCCGGCCTAAGCACTCTCTAGCCTGgcagccgccgccccccccccccatgcctcctcctccccatagTTAGGCAGGAGGCCGTGGGTACTTTCTGTAAGCTTCAGGGGGCCGGGGCCTCTCGCTCCATTGAATGGAGAACTGAGCTCAGGCCATGACGCGTCTCCTCTCCAAAGGAGAGATTGCCAAATCAGGCTGCATTCGGGGCAGTGAACCTAAGAACACAGTAAGAGCggaatgctggatcaggccggtggcgcgtctagttcagcatcctaatCTCACAGTCCGcgaccagatgcctcttctgcaAAACCCGCGAGCAGGTTCGGACTCCTGCCTTTTCCAGTAACTGGCGTTCAAAAGCATTTACTGGCACGGCTGTGGAGGCACAGGCGCCGCTTAGCCttggtggctagtagccatcgtggctagttgtggtggtggtgggctgaAAGTCGCAGCGGTCCCCGGCCGGGCCTGCCCTGCCTGCCCTGCCCTCCCCCTCCGCCCGGGGGCTTTACCTGTAGTAGTCCTCCTTGCAGTAGATGCTGCCGTCTTTACTGAAGCAGGTGAGCTCCGACTCCAGGTTGAGTTTACACTCGCAGCATTTGAGGCAGCGCATGTGCCATTGCTTGTCCACCGCCAGGAGGTAGTAGCGGTCCGAAATCTTCCCCCCGCAGCCCGCGCACAAGGCGGCCCTCTCGCTGCTGATGGAGGGCATGGCGTGCTGCGGAGGGAGGGAGCAGACAGACAAGGCGCGCGCTGATTAGGGAGCCGGACGCCGAGGAGGCCCGGGCGCGGagttcagcccccaggcctttcTCGGGTTCGTCTCCCCTTCCCTGCTGAAGCAAGGGCCGGGGACAGGGGGTCCCACCCCGGgatgggaagagagaagaggggtttttttgggggggttgtcaGCTACAAAAAGCACCGCTCCCGCCCACTCGCCCAAAGGAAGCGCTCTTGGGGGCCTGGCCCGCGGGAGCTGCCCAGACCAGAAGCCCAGGCTGGgtggggggcggtggggggggagagagaaactgcGAAGCCAAAGAGCTAAGAGAAAAAGCgcttctcttcccccccaccccacacgcCTAGAATGAAGCCGCACCTCAGTCCAGGCCCACCAAAACGGCCcctgggagagagggaaggagggaaaggtgGGATTAGTGAGAAGGAAGCGACCGTTGAACCCGTCCTTTCTCCCGCTCTCAATCTGGATTGTGCCACACCGAGGGAGGGGTGCGAAAtgcggggcggcggggagaagagaagCAACGCAAGGCTAAGGCCGGCGGGGGAGGGCAGGGCTGCAGAGCAGGAGAGGTTTGGCTGCGAaactggaagaaaataaaaatctgaggGTTTAAAAGGAAACGTAATCGACGGACATCGCAGCCCGATCTTAAATCCTTGTAGAATGAAACATAAACAAGCagtgattttaaaatgcattacattgcttacgaaaagaataaataaaaattagtagTAAACAAATCTCGGACTGTtttaaagaaaggggaaaggaaaaagagaagggaGTTTCGAAAGCCGCTTTTGCACAAAACACACCCAAGTCTTCCTGAAAGTATTTAGATCCTCAGCCGCTTCGGGCTGCCAGCTGACCTGCGCTtgcttgggagtaaaccccactgagctcGGTGCGACttccttcagagtaaacatgcgcAGCATTTTCAGCCCTGGTCTTAAGGCGCAAAACATTTCGATGCGACATGTGGCGCGATCCTGTGCGTGCCTACTAGGAAGTAAGTCCAAGCGAGCTGAAGCGGGCTTCCTCTCCAGAAGgaataggattgctgcctaagtCCGCGTCTGCTTCCCTATCCCTCTTTAAGTCAAACGAATGAACGAAATGTGTGTTCAAATGCCTTCTTGCGcttgttacaaaacaaacaaatgtccCAAGTTTTGTTTcatgtttccccccacaaaaaaaattacatttgCAAATTGAACCCAGCTGGGTTGTTGTCTTTGTGGAGTCCTTTAGTTCCTTAAACTAATGCGTAAAAATGAGAAGAGACGGGAAAACAGGGGCCGAGGCTTGGGGAATTCTCTTAAAACCGCCCCTCTCAAGCAACCCCAGAATTTCGGGCATCGGGACACCCGACGGCTAATTTATCCAATTTCTGAGTTATCCGTTCCACCTTTgaagaaaagcatttttaaagagcAAAACGGGGACAAACacccaaaaataaaacaaaaaaaagaaacccgatttttaaaaaataataataataaagcaaagtAATAATTCCCGCTCTATTTCTTTTCCACTTAGCAAATTCCAAAAATATCCGAAATCAAAACGGGAGGATAGTGACTAAAAAGGCGACTGCAAATGTCATGTTCTGATTAATATAAATCGGTTCCTCTCCATTTTCAATAAaatcccaaaataaaataaaacacataaaatcggtacaagcatttatttattgtttcccAGGCCTGAGCGTGGAAGCGCCAGCCTCGAACCGAGAAGGGTTCGGAGCCGTCGGCCCACCGGAGGCTCCCAGCGCCTCTGGCTCCCCACCCTCGCGACAGTGGGCGAAAGAAGGAAGGCACAGAACGGGTAAGGGGAAAGCACTTTGCTGAATGGTCAGTTTGTTTTAAACTAAAAaacaggataaactaaaaaacggTCTAATTTCCGccccataaaaaaagaaaagaaataaaggccTTTGTCACTTTGAATATCTTGTGCGCAACGAGAATGaatttaatctatttttaatatatagtTTTTTATATAAATAGATAATTATATAGAG contains these protein-coding regions:
- the LHX2 gene encoding LIM/homeobox protein Lhx2 isoform X2 → MPSISSERAALCAGCGGKISDRYYLLAVDKQWHMRCLKCCECKLNLESELTCFSKDGSIYCKEDYYRRFSVQRCARCHLGISASEMVMRARESVYHLNCFTCSTCAKMLTTGDHFGMKDNLVYCRLHFEALLQGEYQLHFNHGEGAAGKGPALGAAAALGLPYYNGVGTVQKGRPRKRKSPGPGADLAAYNAALSCNENDGDHLDRDQQYPSNQKTKRMRTSFKHHQLRTMKSYFAINHNPDAKDLKQLAQKTGLTKRVLQVWFQNARAKFRRNLLRQENTGVDKTSDSTLQAGTPSGPASEISNTSMSPSSTPTTLTDLTNPSMPSVTPILTSVPGGLEVHESRSPSQTTLTNLF